The Gammaproteobacteria bacterium genome contains a region encoding:
- a CDS encoding YaiI/YqxD family protein, with product MKIWVDADACPLMVKNILYKAAGRTQTLVVLVSNQFLQIPASPFIKKMRVSAGFDVADKEIVKQMEPGDLVITADIPLADAVVEKGGIALNPRGELYSINNIKQRLSIRDFNEQLRSSGVRTGGPAKLSAKEIQAFANCLDRLLTKTK from the coding sequence ATTAAAATATGGGTAGATGCAGATGCTTGTCCTTTAATGGTCAAGAATATTCTCTACAAAGCAGCGGGGCGCACTCAAACCTTGGTAGTGCTAGTGTCGAATCAATTTTTGCAAATTCCTGCGTCCCCATTCATAAAAAAAATGCGTGTGTCAGCTGGCTTTGACGTTGCTGATAAAGAAATTGTCAAACAAATGGAACCCGGAGATTTAGTCATCACGGCGGATATTCCATTGGCTGATGCAGTCGTAGAGAAGGGCGGGATTGCACTTAACCCGCGCGGTGAGTTATATTCAATTAATAATATTAAACAACGTCTTTCAATTCGTGACTTCAACGAACAGCTACGTAGTAGTGGGGTTAGAACGGGTGGTCCTGCAAAATTAAGTGCGAAAGAGATTCAAGCATTTGCAAATTGTTTAGATAGATTACTCACTAAAACCAAATAA
- a CDS encoding PepSY domain-containing protein, whose product MKKLVRFLAIASLVSAFSQPIFAADQTTTTTSTTTASTDANAAAKAKAMSMSNLLQQLQKAGYIVKSAEYNKDDNQYKVEAIDKHGEKQTLEVNGTSGLTADQKKTPSEVPVAQAVKKLEKNGASVVSVTMDNDAYKVTVIDNKGNQKDVTINMQTGQVSA is encoded by the coding sequence ATGAAAAAATTAGTTCGTTTTCTTGCTATCGCTTCTTTAGTTTCAGCCTTCTCTCAACCAATTTTTGCGGCTGATCAAACCACCACCACAACGTCAACAACGACTGCTTCAACTGATGCCAACGCAGCTGCTAAGGCTAAGGCAATGAGCATGTCTAATCTGCTGCAACAATTACAAAAAGCAGGTTATATCGTTAAAAGCGCTGAATACAACAAAGATGACAATCAATATAAAGTTGAAGCAATTGATAAACATGGTGAAAAGCAAACTTTAGAAGTTAATGGCACATCCGGCTTAACGGCAGACCAGAAGAAGACTCCTAGCGAAGTTCCAGTAGCTCAAGCGGTAAAAAAACTTGAGAAAAATGGCGCTTCTGTAGTTTCTGTTACTATGGATAACGATGCATACAAAGTTACCGTAATAGATAACAAAGGTAATCAAAAAGACGTTACTATTAATATGCAAACAGGCCAAGTTTCTGCATAG
- a CDS encoding PLDc N-terminal domain-containing protein, which translates to MDHYQGFFGLIVLILDIWAIVNVVASNNGVLSKVVWVFVILILPILGFLIWLIFGPRRIR; encoded by the coding sequence ATGGATCATTATCAAGGTTTTTTTGGCTTAATAGTTCTTATTTTAGATATCTGGGCAATTGTGAATGTAGTCGCTAGTAACAATGGCGTCTTAAGCAAGGTAGTCTGGGTGTTTGTGATTCTTATATTACCTATCCTTGGCTTCTTGATCTGGTTGATTTTCGGCCCCAGAAGAATCAGATAA
- a CDS encoding protein kinase family protein: MAATRKSKVTFGPFEIGHSRLIAPEGTTFELWSNLRTQANQKEVLKSLHLPAGVLPIGPNGRLVFGEGNFGRVRLARCNGQFLAVKKTKWEPGKEMEIQSTFREYCYGRELIKQNIPNVMAPLGILDAPSSKGGHKIYQFMPLATLGSGLQLKSLLKYLDGPERNRILIYTASIILSTFTQMQNTQMFHRDFKASNLLINNDGNIYVSDFGGGYIARPADFNANEEFQVSAMIDTLFCSPELHHLTMTNNPIYEQIDYMKGLDNWRVGLTLLELCGCIKAGQGILRSVRYLSDDEKQDLFGYFRNELQKIKNTSAHKIPPELYDTIFSLLEVDYPQRATAASALDTLALNTRLPERSEVTTTFRTLTKCKMPHAVIDAINKALKQELYVDRINEIAKQFPQGTGAYDQKSKEYLENYKHAKTRLNELLNDPNLQLHTLNGFVESTLKTRAVKVNKEQFNVLQALVRYQFLQKEKLLDVIQVQFTPHNIDSLRDSVAVINAATDVETMEKNSSRLLELSQTIKQLNYFATSYPYFYPTSKPFQQAIKKLNHLKKYFNNSIKKFLLHFSKEINSILQQIEHPETTKLSHFELLEQLRKTLHTAETFMPVFKHSEISSKKITKFEELMNQAYLQQTHLVEPLHRNEQFEDVLELKKHDGFRSSADPIVDPIETPVAVEGTSLVYLKSKERVHYHRTPDYLNTIKASEQVFARQHGYTPEEQKLVVKMVDDFMSTHKQRISIKGNQRLAKHAAMYLHHKDENLLIYVNGKRYPHGMISEFEKVLHSPHGSEEGRLESSPASLKRGDH, from the coding sequence ATGGCTGCAACTCGAAAAAGCAAGGTTACTTTTGGTCCCTTTGAAATTGGTCACTCTAGGCTCATTGCGCCTGAAGGAACCACTTTTGAATTATGGAGCAATCTTCGTACTCAAGCGAATCAAAAAGAAGTACTAAAATCACTCCACCTCCCTGCGGGGGTCCTCCCTATCGGTCCCAATGGTCGGCTTGTATTTGGAGAAGGAAATTTTGGAAGGGTACGTTTAGCAAGGTGTAATGGTCAATTTCTTGCTGTAAAAAAAACCAAGTGGGAACCCGGCAAAGAAATGGAGATTCAAAGTACGTTTCGAGAATATTGTTATGGCCGTGAACTGATTAAACAAAATATTCCAAATGTGATGGCGCCGCTCGGCATATTGGATGCTCCTTCCTCTAAGGGTGGACATAAAATCTATCAATTTATGCCTCTTGCCACACTGGGCTCTGGTTTACAGTTAAAATCACTTTTGAAATATCTAGACGGCCCAGAACGAAATAGAATACTTATTTACACCGCTTCAATTATTCTCTCAACATTTACTCAAATGCAAAACACTCAAATGTTTCATCGCGATTTTAAAGCAAGTAATTTATTGATTAATAATGACGGCAATATTTACGTATCTGATTTTGGAGGTGGCTACATCGCGAGGCCGGCGGACTTTAATGCAAATGAAGAATTTCAAGTCTCAGCTATGATCGATACCCTTTTTTGTTCTCCGGAGTTACATCATTTAACTATGACCAATAATCCTATCTATGAGCAAATTGATTATATGAAAGGGTTGGATAATTGGCGGGTGGGGCTTACTTTACTAGAATTGTGTGGCTGTATAAAAGCAGGGCAGGGGATATTGCGAAGTGTCAGATATCTTTCAGATGATGAAAAGCAAGATCTATTCGGCTACTTCAGAAATGAGTTACAAAAAATTAAAAACACTTCTGCACATAAAATTCCTCCCGAATTATATGACACCATTTTCAGTTTGTTAGAGGTGGATTATCCTCAAAGGGCGACTGCAGCATCAGCATTAGACACATTAGCTCTTAACACCAGACTCCCGGAGAGAAGTGAAGTAACTACTACATTTCGTACGTTGACAAAATGTAAGATGCCACATGCGGTAATAGATGCAATTAACAAGGCATTGAAACAAGAGTTGTATGTGGACCGCATTAACGAAATTGCCAAACAATTTCCCCAAGGCACGGGAGCCTATGATCAAAAAAGCAAAGAGTATTTGGAAAACTATAAGCATGCTAAGACGCGTCTTAACGAATTGTTGAATGATCCTAACTTACAGTTGCATACACTCAATGGATTTGTTGAATCCACGCTTAAGACGAGAGCGGTTAAAGTTAATAAAGAACAGTTTAATGTATTACAGGCTTTAGTTCGGTATCAGTTTCTGCAGAAAGAAAAATTGTTGGATGTTATTCAGGTACAATTTACCCCTCATAATATTGATAGTTTGCGCGATAGTGTGGCAGTCATTAATGCAGCAACTGATGTTGAAACCATGGAAAAAAATAGCTCGCGCTTATTAGAGCTTTCTCAGACTATTAAACAATTAAATTATTTTGCAACCAGCTACCCTTATTTCTACCCGACAAGTAAGCCTTTTCAGCAAGCTATCAAAAAGCTTAATCATCTCAAAAAGTATTTTAATAATTCCATTAAGAAATTTCTGTTGCATTTTAGTAAAGAAATTAATTCCATATTGCAGCAGATAGAGCATCCTGAAACAACGAAATTGAGCCATTTCGAATTGTTAGAGCAGCTGCGAAAAACCCTTCACACGGCAGAAACTTTTATGCCGGTTTTTAAACATTCAGAGATTTCGTCTAAAAAGATTACAAAATTTGAGGAATTAATGAATCAAGCTTATCTGCAGCAAACCCATCTAGTCGAACCTCTGCATAGAAATGAACAGTTTGAAGATGTTTTAGAGCTGAAAAAGCACGATGGTTTTCGATCGAGTGCTGACCCGATTGTAGACCCTATTGAAACACCTGTAGCAGTAGAAGGCACGAGCCTGGTATATTTGAAGTCTAAAGAACGAGTTCATTACCACCGCACTCCTGATTATTTAAACACCATCAAGGCATCAGAACAGGTATTTGCTAGGCAGCATGGTTACACTCCAGAAGAACAAAAGCTGGTTGTCAAAATGGTCGATGATTTTATGTCTACTCACAAGCAGCGTATTTCAATCAAGGGTAATCAGAGGTTGGCTAAGCATGCGGCTATGTACTTACACCATAAAGATGAAAATTTATTGATCTATGTGAATGGAAAAAGATATCCTCACGGGATGATTAGTGAGTTTGAAAAAGTGCTTCATAGCCCTCATGGATCTGAAGAGGGTCGTTTGGAGTCCTCTCCCGCGTCCTTGAAAAGGGGTGATCATTAA
- a CDS encoding dicarboxylate/amino acid:cation symporter, whose amino-acid sequence MCTANKSKQRFLNTFTLYTLMIVLGIASGLSDISLFKNFGLAISDIFIRIFRCISLPIIALSLIVTLSSYRAEGVMKKIWQRIILYTLSTTIIAATVSCLLYLLINPANINRTTSIPVVSASSTNYFQHLASLIPANIFAPFIDYQVMAVLLVGIIIGIAIRYIPEEGPRNTITQFFKGIHGVFLVITKWVVTIIPLGLYGFITATVVQLREGMNIGGIGQYLAVVVLANLVQGLIVLPLWLRLNNIRPFETLRKMMPALSVAFFSKSSAGTLPITIETAEKNLNINARVSRLVLPLCTSINMNGCAAFIFATVIYLMQNHGIEITFGKMIVWIFIATIAAIGNAGVPMGCFFLSASLLSSMNIPIALMGVILPFYSLIDMIETSLNVWSDSCVTTVINARTVDATKQSDLGESDLALR is encoded by the coding sequence ATGTGCACAGCAAATAAGTCTAAGCAACGATTTTTGAATACATTCACATTGTACACGTTAATGATTGTACTGGGGATAGCAAGTGGCTTATCTGATATCTCGCTATTTAAAAATTTTGGCCTGGCAATTTCAGATATCTTTATTCGGATATTTCGCTGTATTAGTTTACCGATAATAGCCTTGTCACTTATCGTCACTCTCTCCAGTTATCGAGCTGAAGGAGTAATGAAAAAAATCTGGCAACGAATAATTCTATACACCCTTTCTACCACGATCATCGCAGCGACAGTGAGTTGCCTTTTATACCTCCTCATTAATCCTGCTAATATAAATCGGACCACATCCATTCCGGTAGTGAGTGCGAGTAGCACTAATTATTTTCAACACCTAGCTTCACTTATTCCCGCAAATATATTTGCCCCTTTTATCGATTATCAAGTAATGGCGGTGCTGTTGGTGGGGATAATTATAGGGATAGCGATCCGTTATATTCCGGAAGAAGGCCCACGTAATACCATCACCCAGTTTTTCAAAGGAATTCATGGCGTTTTTTTAGTTATTACTAAATGGGTAGTAACAATAATACCGCTGGGTCTTTACGGCTTTATCACTGCAACGGTGGTGCAATTGCGCGAAGGAATGAATATAGGGGGAATTGGGCAATATTTAGCGGTAGTGGTATTAGCGAATCTTGTTCAAGGTCTGATTGTGCTACCCCTCTGGCTGCGCTTAAATAATATAAGACCTTTTGAAACGCTGCGCAAAATGATGCCCGCCTTATCTGTGGCCTTCTTTTCCAAGTCTTCCGCAGGGACATTACCGATTACTATTGAAACCGCCGAAAAAAATCTTAACATCAATGCAAGAGTCAGCAGATTAGTGCTGCCACTTTGCACCAGCATTAATATGAATGGCTGCGCTGCGTTTATCTTTGCAACGGTTATCTATTTAATGCAGAACCACGGTATAGAAATAACCTTCGGAAAAATGATAGTCTGGATTTTCATCGCAACCATCGCTGCGATTGGCAATGCCGGGGTGCCGATGGGGTGTTTCTTTTTAAGTGCTAGTTTGTTATCGAGCATGAATATTCCGATTGCGCTTATGGGGGTTATACTGCCTTTTTATAGCCTGATCGATATGATTGAAACTTCCCTTAACGTGTGGTCTGATTCGTGTGTGACTACGGTCATTAATGCGCGAACAGTTGATGCAACTAAACAGAGTGATTTGGGTGAAAGCGATCTAGCCCTTAGATAG
- the murJ gene encoding murein biosynthesis integral membrane protein MurJ, with amino-acid sequence MDATKKASENITQSSFAAMAGVLFSRASGVVRTIIVNASFGAATALDAFNAAFRLPNSLRDLFADGALSAAFMTALVAEKQKGLKSEQTLISIVLGFFGVVTLLIAVIAMIFSEQIINLITDSNFKITGALSVSSDLFKFLIFYLPLTMVNAVIMAILGVHQKTFRAMNGSIFLSVGMICGALLFAPLLKSFGILGIYGLAFGALLGAVLQMLYQMLPLFKLHLIPLPNLNPKVWLNYKPLRKILIQMTPRAIGQGAMVIALSINTYFATQIGTGFLTYIVTAVTIIQVPIGLFGVATGFAALPALLATLAKNDDTNFSRLLIEGLRTSFWLASFTTLCFALLIFPFYVVLFQHGKITFFDSINNSIAICAYSTGIILASGNKILLNTLFALDGTRQIVYNAFLYLIVNTLLNIYLVPRFGVVGIGISFGIATSMDFWINYFSIKKYFHRKGYHGSPYHSGGKFFTYQTLLMNLATFVICLVGVWLLQNVWSMVALTFWEACIILVTAGSLISAIFVMVVYKFGPPHLKSIFKKY; translated from the coding sequence ATGGACGCCACCAAAAAAGCCTCCGAGAATATTACCCAGTCAAGTTTTGCTGCGATGGCAGGCGTCTTATTTTCAAGAGCTTCAGGTGTTGTGCGCACGATAATTGTGAATGCTAGTTTTGGTGCGGCGACTGCACTTGATGCATTCAATGCGGCCTTTCGTCTACCTAATAGCTTGAGAGATTTATTTGCCGATGGAGCGCTATCCGCTGCTTTTATGACGGCATTAGTTGCGGAAAAACAAAAAGGATTAAAGAGCGAACAGACATTGATCTCTATAGTATTAGGTTTCTTTGGAGTAGTTACTCTGCTCATTGCGGTCATAGCAATGATTTTTTCAGAGCAAATAATTAATCTTATCACTGATTCAAATTTTAAAATCACCGGTGCGTTAAGCGTTTCATCTGACCTCTTCAAATTTTTAATTTTTTATCTGCCACTCACCATGGTAAATGCAGTCATAATGGCTATTCTTGGAGTGCATCAAAAAACATTTCGTGCAATGAATGGTTCTATATTTCTAAGCGTGGGAATGATCTGCGGCGCACTCCTTTTTGCTCCGTTACTGAAGTCTTTTGGCATTTTAGGTATTTATGGTTTAGCCTTTGGGGCATTATTAGGTGCTGTGTTGCAAATGCTTTATCAAATGCTGCCCTTATTTAAACTACACTTGATTCCCCTGCCAAATTTAAATCCCAAAGTCTGGTTAAATTACAAACCGCTTAGAAAAATTCTTATCCAGATGACCCCTCGTGCTATAGGGCAAGGGGCAATGGTGATTGCATTGAGCATAAATACCTATTTTGCCACTCAAATAGGCACGGGTTTTCTAACTTACATCGTGACAGCAGTAACCATCATTCAAGTGCCCATTGGTTTGTTCGGTGTCGCTACAGGATTTGCCGCATTACCTGCTTTATTAGCGACGCTTGCAAAGAACGATGACACTAATTTCTCCCGACTCCTGATAGAAGGTTTACGTACCTCTTTTTGGTTAGCTTCTTTTACCACCCTTTGTTTTGCGCTTCTTATTTTTCCATTCTATGTTGTGTTATTTCAACATGGCAAGATTACTTTTTTTGATTCGATTAACAATAGTATTGCAATTTGTGCCTACTCAACGGGAATAATCTTAGCGTCAGGAAATAAGATTCTTTTGAATACTTTGTTCGCTTTAGATGGCACTCGTCAAATAGTGTATAACGCTTTCTTATATTTAATTGTTAATACCTTACTTAACATTTATTTGGTGCCTCGCTTTGGAGTTGTTGGCATTGGAATATCTTTTGGCATTGCGACGAGTATGGATTTTTGGATTAATTATTTTTCCATCAAAAAATATTTTCATCGCAAAGGTTATCATGGCTCTCCCTATCATTCGGGAGGTAAATTTTTTACTTATCAAACCTTGTTAATGAACCTGGCAACTTTTGTGATTTGCTTAGTGGGTGTTTGGTTGTTACAAAATGTTTGGTCAATGGTGGCATTAACTTTTTGGGAGGCGTGTATAATTTTAGTAACAGCAGGTAGTTTAATCAGCGCAATTTTCGTAATGGTTGTTTATAAATTCGGCCCCCCCCATCTAAAGAGTATCTTCAAAAAATACTGA
- a CDS encoding tRNA-dihydrouridine synthase family protein encodes MIKPLRLGNHEFPINLIQGPLAGYSNAPFRLLTWQHSRPTFTCTEMISSKALIHQPHLSKRYIQKNPGEGPVCFQLSGNDPDELAQAAKMATDAGADLIDLNCGCPVKKIRRKGVGSSLLANPIQLFKLIVALKSNTTVPVSIKIRVAGDSDEKFNAQIAKVVTDAGADFLIVHGRHWTENYDIPCRYDEIKFFVENLKIPVIGNGDISCAVSLQKMFATGCAGVMIARAGVGQPWLIKKLIAEVNQEKFHMPTYPEIGAIFLEHVENLITFCGSERFAIIQARKLVKYYARGLRTKVDLINASNKINSLNELKTLCSLHFVA; translated from the coding sequence TTGATAAAACCTCTCCGCCTCGGAAACCACGAATTTCCCATTAATCTTATTCAAGGCCCTCTAGCAGGATACAGTAACGCTCCCTTTCGCTTACTCACCTGGCAACATAGCCGGCCCACTTTTACTTGTACAGAAATGATTTCTTCTAAAGCGTTAATCCATCAACCTCATTTATCAAAACGCTATATCCAAAAAAATCCTGGCGAAGGTCCCGTCTGTTTTCAGCTTTCAGGAAACGATCCTGATGAATTAGCGCAAGCCGCCAAAATGGCCACGGATGCGGGAGCTGATTTGATCGATTTGAATTGCGGCTGTCCAGTCAAAAAAATTCGTCGCAAAGGCGTGGGTTCGAGTTTGCTCGCAAATCCAATACAGTTATTTAAATTAATCGTTGCCTTAAAATCAAATACTACCGTTCCAGTCTCAATTAAAATACGAGTGGCAGGTGACAGTGATGAAAAATTTAACGCACAGATCGCCAAAGTAGTTACTGACGCAGGCGCGGATTTCCTCATAGTCCACGGACGCCATTGGACTGAAAATTACGACATTCCCTGTCGTTATGATGAAATAAAATTTTTCGTAGAAAATTTAAAAATACCTGTAATTGGCAATGGTGATATTAGCTGTGCAGTTTCACTTCAGAAAATGTTTGCTACCGGCTGTGCGGGTGTCATGATTGCACGTGCGGGGGTGGGTCAACCCTGGCTGATCAAAAAATTAATTGCTGAGGTTAACCAAGAAAAATTCCACATGCCTACCTATCCAGAAATAGGAGCGATTTTTTTAGAACATGTAGAGAATTTAATTACGTTCTGTGGTAGCGAACGATTTGCAATTATTCAAGCACGTAAATTAGTGAAGTATTATGCAAGAGGACTTCGCACCAAAGTTGATTTAATTAATGCATCTAACAAGATAAATAGTTTAAACGAATTAAAAACCCTTTGTTCTTTACATTTTGTTGCATAA